The nucleotide window CACTGCGGTAAAATCAATGGCCAGGTCCTCGGTCACCTGAATGCCCTTGCTACCGAGGATATAAGCGCCCTCGGTGTTCTCGCGGAAAAAGACCCAATCAATGCCCTCTTGCGGCACCTGCACAGGCCGCACATTGGCGAACAGGTCCAATTCCCGTCGCATCGCCACATTGGCGCTTTCGATGTTGGGATAAGGTCCGCCTTTCTCCGGAGTCGTGGTCGGCGCCTTGAGGATGACATGACAGGCCTTGAGCTCGGCCAGCACATCATCGGGAATGGCCTTGAGATGTTTGATTCGGTTTTCAATGGTCAACCCTTCGATGGTGCGAAAGGCGACCCGGCCGCCGCGGACTTTGTCGACAAGAATATGCTCCAGCACCCGCTGGGTTTCCTGGGCGATGATGGGTCCGATGCCGTCGCCCCAGCAGACGCCGATGATGATCGGCTTAAGCGTCGCGTAATCGATCCATTCCGCATTTTTTTTCATCGCCGCCACGCGCGCCAGCTGTTCTTCGATCAGCGCACTGAAATGGGCTTTGGCTTTTTCCAATTCGGGAGAGGACATAGTGGATTTTCCTTTCTACTGGTTATACCCTTCAAGGGTGATGGCTCGTTCGCTCGGGATAATGGTCGATGATGCGTTGGTTGATTTCTTTCAACTCTGTTTCGATCCGTCCCAACATCAATTGGCAGTACGCATCATACTCTGCACCGCACTGCAGCGCTTCTTCTTTCAGACCTTTTTCGACCAGGTCGATAAAGGCGTGCAAGGAAGACGTAGACACCGGCCTCGGCTGCGCCGCCCAGTCCACCAGTGAGTGTTCGATCGCTTCATAATGCGCCTGGAACGGACACTCTTTGACGCCTTTGAACGGATAGGGGTTGGCGGCGATCTGAAATCCTTTCAGCGCCATGATCAGCGGCTGGTAATCCCGTCCGGCCGTCAGTCTGGGAAATTGAAATTCCACGACCGAAGACCACTTGCGGTCCGATGGATTCTGATGATGCCGGTTCAACCGCGACAGGCAGACGCCCACTTCCGGATGGGTGATCTCCTCTTTATAAATGCGCCATTCGCGCAACCGTCCCTGATCGTCCTTGCGCAGATCTCCGCCCAGCAGCAGCAGGCAGAGAAAAAATTGCGGATCGTCGATCTTGCGAAAGGCGCGGTCCGGCAACGTCTCGATGCTGATGTGCAGACTGTGCGGTTGGACATCGATATAGTCCACCGCCAGTTCGATCATGCGGCTGAGCACCCACGCGTCGTCGGTGGCCGGCTTGCTCACATCGCCCAGCAGACGATAGCGGCCGAACGCGAGCTCCATAAAACCGCGCGTGCGTACATCCGGGGAGGTTAAAAAGCCATGATCATCGACGTGCGCGCCCAGTTTCCAGCCGCGGCGCATGAGATCGAAATCATAAAAATAATAAAAGCCGTCGTAGACCGGATCCTGGCGTTCCGCCGCCGCGATGGCATGGACGCCGAGGTTGGAGAACTCGAGTTCAGCGCCCAGGGGATGGCTGCCGCTGCGCCGGTGTTTCTTGACCTGGTAGACGATCTCGTCAGCCAGGTCAAGGTCAAAGATCTCCTCGGCGATCATAATGGCCGCAACACTGTAATCGATATAGCGCAGATCCTCGCGATAGACATCAACGCCCATCTGGCTCATGGCGGTTTGCACGCGCGGCCGTTGTATTTGCAACAGCTGCAGCGCCATCAATCCGGACAACGTGTGATGATAATAGTTCGGTTTTGTTTGAACGCTGCCGCGGTACTGATTACGGAATTTTTCTTCTAATTGATTAAAGATAATAAATTTAATTACCATAGACAGGTAGGCGTCGGCATAGGCTTGCGCCTTGCGATCCGCAGCCAGCCAGTCCAGGGATGGGAGACTGGCGTTCTCGATTTCATGCTTGATGATGAACGGCGGCAGGCCGGCGTCGAGAAAATGCTGACTGAGCAGTGATTCAACCTCTTCGGACAACAGTTCGCGGGTGACGATGAGCGACAGGTGTCGCCGGTCCATGAGCAGGTTGCGATCCGCCTTGTTTTCCAGATAGCGTTCCACCTGGCGGGCGACAAATTCCTCGATTCGGTCGCGGTCGTTATAACCTTTTTTAAGATACGGTTTGAGCGCTTTGGGATCGCCGACATAGACATAGGCCTGTGCAATCTCCCCGTCGATTTTGACGCGGCCGATGCGCCGGTGGTAGAGGTGGCCCTCGCCCTCATACTCGTCCAGTTTTTGCAGTGCAGCCGAGGTTACGCCGGAGAGCAGTTTGCCGCTGATGCGGGAGCCGTTCCAGGGCAGGGCAAAAGCAAAGCTGTTGCGCCGTTGCACGCGACGATGATCCAGCAGTTCGGCCGGCTGCGCGGGAAAGGTGCGGCCGGTCAGAATATGAAAATACTGGTCATTGTTCAACGAGCCGTAGACGAACAGCTTGTCCAATGTCGGGTTTGCGGTTTCCAAAAATTCAGGATGTCAAAGGCCGTTCAGGATTAGATGATATGCATTCCGTTGAAAGGAGATCAGACGGAATCGAAATGTTTTTTAAACAGCTCGGTCATCTCCTCCGGCGAGATGGCGGTGATGCGGCCGTTTTCATACTGGGCTTCCACCCATTCGAACATTTTGGCGATACGGGGATCGCGTTTATCCAACGCCGGTCTGCCCTGTTTCTGCAGCTCGCGATTCACCCAAAAACCGACGCCGGCGATGCCGGAGCGGTCGGTGATGTTGACGTCCAGAGGTCGTTTGAGAATTTTGCCGGTGTCGAATATATTATAGATCTCTTCGTTTTTTATCACGCCGTCGGCGTGGATGCCGGCCATGGTGACGTTGAACCGTTCGCCGACAAAGGGAAAGTTGGCCGGCACCGGCGTGCCGATCTCACGGACATAGTCGGCGATGTCGCTGATGGCGGTCAGATCCATGCCGTTGGTGTGGCCGGTGAGGGAGGCGTATTCCACCGCCAGCGCCTCCAAAGGCGAATTGCCGGTTCGTTCTCCAAATCCCAGCACCGCGCCGTTGACGCTGGCAACGCCGGACAGCCAGGCGGTGAGGGAGTTGATATGCACCTTGTGAAAATCGTTATGACCGTGCCATTCCAGGTTTTCCGAGGGCATGGCGAATTCCCGCTGCAGGTAAAAAATCATTTTGGGGATGGAGCGCGGCAAAGCGGCGTTGGCCCACGGCACGCCGTAGCCCATGGTGTCGCAGAGACGGATTTTTATACGCAATCCGGATTTCTGCGAAAAGTTCATCAGCTCTTCGGTGAAGGGCATGACACAGCCCCAAAAGTCAGCGCGAGTCACATCTTCGTAATGACAGCGGATGGCCTCCAAGCCTGCTTCCGCGGCTGCGCGCACCACCTGCATAAAGGCGTCCAGCGCCTGGCGCCGCGTTTTTTTCAACTTTAAAAAGATATGATAGTCTGAAATAGAGGTCAGCATGCCGGTCTCTTTCAAACCCACCTGTTTGACCAGTTCGAAATCAGCGGGATTGGCGCGGATCCAGGCTGTCACCTCTGGATAGCGGTAGCCTTTCCGGCGCACCTCTTCGAGGATCTCGCGGTCGTGGCTGGAATAGATGAAAAACTCTGATTGGCGGACAACGCCCTGAGGGCCGGAGAGCCGGCTGAGCAGATCGAATAATCGCGAAACCTGGGCCACTGTAAACGGCGTCCGCGACTGCTGACCGTCGCGAAACGTCGTGTCGGTGATCCATATCTCGGGCGCCGGTTTTGGGGCCACCCACACGTCGTCAAAGATCGTTCTGGGTATTTCGCTGTATGGGAACTGATCGCGCATGAGCTGCGGTTCATCGACATCAGCCAACGGGTAATGCGCCGTTGCCCGATTCAACAGCCAGGGGTGAGCAGCGGTGGTCATAAGCAACTCCTTTAACTATCATGGCAAGCGAAGTGTGACGCAGGCAGCGGCCGGGGTGTAAATCCGGTCGCTGCGCCGGGCGTCAACTAGTATAGTGGGTTTCGACCATAATGTCAAGGGATAAATTTATTGCATTTTAAGTTGGATTGCACTAATTTAAACTATTGTATGGGTCAGTATCTTCTTTTGAGAGTCCAGTGAAAAATGAGATCCTTTCTATTCGTTCTTTGCGCTTTTGCCATCGCATGGGGGCAAACCCCGTCTGCGACCAGGTCCAACGCCGAAACCTTGACGGCCTGGCAAGAGGACCGTTACACGTTGGAGGAGTCCTGGGATCCGGCTATCCTGCTGGATCTGACCTTGGACACCAGCGCTGTGCGCCAGCAGGTGATTCGCAATGAGCAGTTCGAGGCCCTGCTCAAGGGTCGCAGCAGGGTGGAAGAGAACGCGGGTGTGTATGCCTACGGCTATCGCGTGCAGTTGGTCGCCACCCGGGAAGAAGCGGAAGCCAGGGCTAACATGCAGAGCGCTCTGCTCTCCTTCAGCGAGAACGTCTATCTGCTGTTCGATAATCCCTACTACAAGCTGCGCGTGGGCGATTGTTTGTCTCGAAGCCAGGCGGATTCACTGCAGCAGCGCGCGTTGGCTAAGGGCTTTGCCAATGCGTGGATCACCCGCTCTCAGGTGTACAAGCAGCCGCCTGATCGTAACAGCCTGATTTCCCCGCCGAATGATTCTCTGTTTCTGCATCGCTGACCCCGTTTCCGCGCATCTTTTCCCCCCCTGCCCCTTTTGCCACCCCCATTTTTCCGGTTGTTTTTAAGCGTTTTTTTTATTATATTTTAAGACGGCTGATTTTTTATCTTTCTAAAGCTGCCAACCGATCCCACCCAGATCCCGTCTACCGATTCGGTAGCGGGCTTTTTTTAGGAGGCACTATGTCCGGACATTCCAAATGGGCGACCATCAAACGTAAAAAAGGCAAAACCGACGCCGAACGCGGACGGTTATTCACCCGGCTGATCAAAGAGATCACCATCGCTGCGCGCAACGGCGGTGGTGATGAATCCGCGAACCCCCGTTTGCGCACCGCCATTCTGGCTGCCAAGGCGGCGAACATGCCGGCGGTCAACATCGACCGTGCGATCAAAAAAGGCACTGGAGAGCTCGAAGGCGTGAACTATGAAGAGGTCGTGTACGAGGGATTCGGTCCAGGCGGCACGGCGTTTTATGTCGAGGTGGTGACGGATAATAAAAACAGAACAGTGGCCGAGATGCGGCATCTCTTTTCCAAATACGGCGGCAATCTCGGCGTGACCGGCAGTGTGGCCCGATTGTTCAGCAAACAGGGCGTCATTGTGGTGCCGGCCGCCGGAGTGACCGAGGATGATCTGATGGTTGCCACGCTGGATGCCGGACCGGATGATATTCAGCAGGATGGCGATATTTTTCAAATCCTCACCGAACCCGCCAAGTTGGAACCGGTCAAAAAAGCACTGGAGACCGCCGGCATCAAATACGATTCGGCAGAGATCACCATGCAGCCCTCCAACACGATCAAGGTGGAAGGCAAAACCGCGGAATCGCTGATGAAACTCGCGGAGGCGATCGAAGAACACGATGACGTGCAAAACGTCTATTCCAATTTTGATGTGGATGAGAACACTCTGGCATCGTTGAACGACTGATGCGGGTGATGGGCATTGACCCCGGCAGTGCGGTGACTGGATATGGGATCGTGGACGGTGAGCCGCAAGGACCGTTGCACTGCGTGATCTGCGGGTGTGTGCGCACGCGATCCGGTTCCCCCTTTGAACAACGCCTGAAAATGATTTATGATGAGATCGCCGGACTGATCGGCCGCCATCAGCCGCAACAGATCGTGTTTGAAGAGATCTTTGTCAATCGCAACGTACGGGCGGCGTTGCAACTGGGGCAGGCGCGCGGCGCTGCGCTGATCGCTGCCGTGCACGCCGGCCTGCCGGTTTTTTATTACGCGGCCCGAGAGGTGAAACAAGCCTTGACCGGTTATGGCGCTGCCGACAAGGAACAGGTCCAGAGCATGGTGAGCGGTTTGCTGAAATTGAACCTTGCGGACTGGCCTCTGGATACGTCCGATGCTCTTGCCCTCGCCATCTGTCATCATCATCGAACCTCGTCCTCGGCCCGTCTGCAGGGAGATACACGATGATCGCTTTTATCAGCGGCGTTCTCGTCAGCAAGACCGCCACCCGCGCCGTCGTCCGGACCGCGGGTGTGGGGCTGGATGTCCTGATTCCGCTCTCCACTTTTGAAAAATTGCCCGACCCCGGAGCGACGGTCACGCTGCAGACCCACTTGCACGTTCGCGAGGATGCACTGTCGTTGATTGGTTTTTTTTCGATCGAAGAGAAGGAGCTGTTTCAGATGCTGGTGTCGGTCAGCGGCATCGGCGTCAAATTGGCGCTGGGCATCCTGTCCGGCTGCAAAATTGTAGATCTATATAAGTATCTGGCAGAGGGCAACGAGGCGAGCCTCACGCGAATCCCTGGGTTGGGGAAAAAGACCGCGCAACGGTTGATTTTGGATCTCAAGGACAAAGCCGCCGCTCAGCTCGGAAAAATCAGCACCGACCTTTCCATCCCGGCGCGGCTGAACCGGGATATGCTGGAGGAAGCGATTCAGGCCATGCTCTCTCTGGGCTATACTCGGCCGGAGGCCGTGCGCAGCATAGAGAAAGCGGCGCACGCTCTGGGCGAAGAAGCGAGTATTGAAAAACTGCTGCGCCAAGCGCTGCAGAGATAATTTTCAGCAACCGGCGCCCGGCGCCGGCCGTCACTCTGTACGCATGCATTCATCCATGG belongs to bacterium and includes:
- a CDS encoding SPOR domain-containing protein, giving the protein MRSFLFVLCAFAIAWGQTPSATRSNAETLTAWQEDRYTLEESWDPAILLDLTLDTSAVRQQVIRNEQFEALLKGRSRVEENAGVYAYGYRVQLVATREEAEARANMQSALLSFSENVYLLFDNPYYKLRVGDCLSRSQADSLQQRALAKGFANAWITRSQVYKQPPDRNSLISPPNDSLFLHR
- a CDS encoding gamma-glutamylcyclotransferase encodes the protein METANPTLDKLFVYGSLNNDQYFHILTGRTFPAQPAELLDHRRVQRRNSFAFALPWNGSRISGKLLSGVTSAALQKLDEYEGEGHLYHRRIGRVKIDGEIAQAYVYVGDPKALKPYLKKGYNDRDRIEEFVARQVERYLENKADRNLLMDRRHLSLIVTRELLSEEVESLLSQHFLDAGLPPFIIKHEIENASLPSLDWLAADRKAQAYADAYLSMVIKFIIFNQLEEKFRNQYRGSVQTKPNYYHHTLSGLMALQLLQIQRPRVQTAMSQMGVDVYREDLRYIDYSVAAIMIAEEIFDLDLADEIVYQVKKHRRSGSHPLGAELEFSNLGVHAIAAAERQDPVYDGFYYFYDFDLMRRGWKLGAHVDDHGFLTSPDVRTRGFMELAFGRYRLLGDVSKPATDDAWVLSRMIELAVDYIDVQPHSLHISIETLPDRAFRKIDDPQFFLCLLLLGGDLRKDDQGRLREWRIYKEEITHPEVGVCLSRLNRHHQNPSDRKWSSVVEFQFPRLTAGRDYQPLIMALKGFQIAANPYPFKGVKECPFQAHYEAIEHSLVDWAAQPRPVSTSSLHAFIDLVEKGLKEEALQCGAEYDAYCQLMLGRIETELKEINQRIIDHYPERTSHHP
- a CDS encoding YebC/PmpR family DNA-binding transcriptional regulator, giving the protein MSGHSKWATIKRKKGKTDAERGRLFTRLIKEITIAARNGGGDESANPRLRTAILAAKAANMPAVNIDRAIKKGTGELEGVNYEEVVYEGFGPGGTAFYVEVVTDNKNRTVAEMRHLFSKYGGNLGVTGSVARLFSKQGVIVVPAAGVTEDDLMVATLDAGPDDIQQDGDIFQILTEPAKLEPVKKALETAGIKYDSAEITMQPSNTIKVEGKTAESLMKLAEAIEEHDDVQNVYSNFDVDENTLASLND
- the ruvC gene encoding crossover junction endodeoxyribonuclease RuvC, which codes for MRVMGIDPGSAVTGYGIVDGEPQGPLHCVICGCVRTRSGSPFEQRLKMIYDEIAGLIGRHQPQQIVFEEIFVNRNVRAALQLGQARGAALIAAVHAGLPVFYYAAREVKQALTGYGAADKEQVQSMVSGLLKLNLADWPLDTSDALALAICHHHRTSSSARLQGDTR
- a CDS encoding 2-isopropylmalate synthase, encoding MTTAAHPWLLNRATAHYPLADVDEPQLMRDQFPYSEIPRTIFDDVWVAPKPAPEIWITDTTFRDGQQSRTPFTVAQVSRLFDLLSRLSGPQGVVRQSEFFIYSSHDREILEEVRRKGYRYPEVTAWIRANPADFELVKQVGLKETGMLTSISDYHIFLKLKKTRRQALDAFMQVVRAAAEAGLEAIRCHYEDVTRADFWGCVMPFTEELMNFSQKSGLRIKIRLCDTMGYGVPWANAALPRSIPKMIFYLQREFAMPSENLEWHGHNDFHKVHINSLTAWLSGVASVNGAVLGFGERTGNSPLEALAVEYASLTGHTNGMDLTAISDIADYVREIGTPVPANFPFVGERFNVTMAGIHADGVIKNEEIYNIFDTGKILKRPLDVNITDRSGIAGVGFWVNRELQKQGRPALDKRDPRIAKMFEWVEAQYENGRITAISPEEMTELFKKHFDSV
- the ruvA gene encoding Holliday junction branch migration protein RuvA, with protein sequence MIAFISGVLVSKTATRAVVRTAGVGLDVLIPLSTFEKLPDPGATVTLQTHLHVREDALSLIGFFSIEEKELFQMLVSVSGIGVKLALGILSGCKIVDLYKYLAEGNEASLTRIPGLGKKTAQRLILDLKDKAAAQLGKISTDLSIPARLNRDMLEEAIQAMLSLGYTRPEAVRSIEKAAHALGEEASIEKLLRQALQR
- a CDS encoding isocitrate/isopropylmalate dehydrogenase family protein, whose protein sequence is MSSPELEKAKAHFSALIEEQLARVAAMKKNAEWIDYATLKPIIIGVCWGDGIGPIIAQETQRVLEHILVDKVRGGRVAFRTIEGLTIENRIKHLKAIPDDVLAELKACHVILKAPTTTPEKGGPYPNIESANVAMRRELDLFANVRPVQVPQEGIDWVFFRENTEGAYILGSKGIQVTEDLAIDFTAVTKQGCERIIEMAFNYAHTNKIPKVTVVTKANVIKTTDGLFLETAERIGKQYPDIKWDAWYIDIMTAKLIDPKRRTQFRVLVMPNLYGDILTDEAAEFQGGVGTAGSANIGKRYAMFEAIHGSAPRMMEEGRGQYADPCSLIRAAAMMLRHIGFIANAEKIEMALDICSRFEKERV